A window of Rhizobium acidisoli contains these coding sequences:
- a CDS encoding GFA family protein, producing the protein MHITGGCHCGAIRYQAEIEPERVSICHCTDCQRLTGSAYRITAPARPGSFTLTSGEPRGYTKYGDSGGLSRQFFCANCGSPLYRTDGDGGAIGIRLGGIDQRRELTPRKQIWCRSALPGIENIGPLPRFQRED; encoded by the coding sequence ATGCACATCACCGGAGGATGCCATTGCGGCGCGATCCGCTATCAGGCGGAGATCGAGCCGGAGCGGGTCTCGATCTGCCATTGCACCGATTGCCAGCGGCTGACCGGCTCTGCCTATCGCATCACCGCACCGGCGCGGCCGGGAAGCTTCACGCTCACATCAGGCGAGCCGCGCGGCTATACGAAATATGGCGACAGCGGCGGCCTCAGCCGGCAGTTCTTCTGTGCAAATTGCGGATCGCCGCTTTACCGAACCGATGGCGACGGCGGCGCGATCGGCATCCGCCTTGGCGGCATCGACCAGCGGCGGGAACTTACGCCGAGGAAGCAGATATGGTGCCGCTCGGCCTTGCCGGGAATAGAGAATATCGGGCCGCTGCCACGGTTCCAGCGCGAGGATTGA
- a CDS encoding glutathione S-transferase family protein — translation MSPILFYGVPEGCSFGSIVALEWSGLSYRLCRVEMPEMVSSDDYLRINPVGETPSLLLEDGRVISESMAILQHIGARAISTARGSAQGSEGFDRLNQMLAFLNTSFFKAFGPLWYAFEHQLEPQQKQALAAYGIAAVEKAHHTLERLLDGREWLVGNGPSLADAYFVGIARWNDFHKVVDRQQFPSLHRLYERMQQQPAVRFAHAIEHRQEANSNGGFLGEIDLAEALGLLKQAA, via the coding sequence ATGTCACCCATATTGTTTTACGGCGTACCGGAAGGCTGCTCCTTCGGCTCGATCGTCGCGTTGGAATGGTCCGGCCTGTCTTATCGGCTCTGCCGCGTCGAAATGCCGGAGATGGTTTCCAGCGACGACTACCTCAGGATCAACCCCGTCGGCGAAACGCCGTCGCTGTTGCTCGAGGATGGCAGGGTCATCAGCGAAAGCATGGCAATCCTCCAACATATCGGCGCCCGCGCGATCAGCACCGCTCGCGGTTCTGCGCAGGGTTCGGAGGGTTTCGATCGTCTGAACCAGATGCTCGCCTTTCTCAACACCAGTTTCTTCAAGGCCTTCGGTCCGCTCTGGTATGCGTTCGAACACCAGCTGGAACCGCAACAGAAGCAGGCGCTGGCTGCCTATGGCATCGCGGCGGTTGAAAAGGCGCATCACACGCTGGAACGGCTGCTCGATGGCCGCGAATGGCTTGTCGGCAACGGCCCAAGCCTGGCCGATGCCTATTTCGTCGGGATTGCCCGCTGGAACGATTTTCACAAAGTCGTCGACCGGCAGCAGTTTCCCAGCCTTCATCGCCTCTATGAGCGCATGCAGCAGCAGCCGGCCGTGCGTTTCGCCCATGCGATCGAGCACCGGCAGGAGGCCAACAGCAACGGCGGCTTCCTCGGCGAGATCGATCTTGCCGAAGCGCTCGGCCTGTTGAAGCAGGCTGCCTGA
- a CDS encoding peptide chain release factor 3 — MAESLAEAVSRRRTFAIIAHPDAGKTTLTEKLLLFGGAIQLAGEVKAKKDRMQTRSDWMKIERERGISVVTSVMTFEYNDNVFNILDTPGHEDFADDTYRTLTAVDAAVMVIDAAKGIEPRTLKLFEVCRMRDIPIITFINKMDRESRDPFEILDEVEEKLALDTAPITWPIGRSKTFCGSYNIAANTVRGSDTEIEGTPVNGPQSVADRLPENERRAFVEETELAIEACRPFDRESFLEGHMTPVFFGSALRNFGVRDLINALGEFAPPPRDQVADTRTVHATDDKMTAFVFKIQANMDPNHRDRIAFARICSGKLERGMKARLARTGKQLGLTAPQFFFASQRQLADTAYAGDVVGIPNHGTLRIGDTLTEGEALVFQGVPNFSPEILRRVRLEDAMKAKKLKEALQQMAEEGVVQLFSPEDGSPAIVGVVGALQLDVLKERLMAEYGLPVSFEMSRFSVCRWISADQPADLEKFLTVKRGDIARDLDGDPVFLAQDGFSLRYESERHPAIKMVAIKEYHAAKAA; from the coding sequence ATGGCCGAAAGTCTCGCCGAGGCGGTCTCCCGCCGCCGCACATTCGCTATTATCGCTCACCCGGACGCGGGCAAGACGACGCTCACCGAAAAGCTGCTGCTGTTCGGCGGCGCCATTCAGCTTGCCGGCGAAGTCAAGGCGAAGAAGGATCGCATGCAGACGCGCTCCGACTGGATGAAGATCGAGCGCGAGCGCGGCATTTCCGTCGTCACCTCGGTGATGACCTTCGAATATAACGACAATGTCTTCAACATCCTCGACACGCCCGGCCACGAGGATTTCGCCGACGACACCTATCGCACGCTGACGGCCGTCGACGCCGCCGTCATGGTCATCGACGCCGCCAAAGGCATCGAGCCGCGCACGCTAAAACTTTTCGAAGTCTGCCGCATGCGCGATATCCCGATCATCACCTTCATCAACAAGATGGACCGCGAAAGCCGCGATCCCTTCGAGATCCTCGACGAGGTGGAGGAGAAGCTGGCACTGGATACGGCGCCGATCACCTGGCCGATCGGCCGCTCCAAAACCTTCTGCGGCTCCTACAATATTGCCGCAAACACGGTGCGCGGCTCGGATACCGAGATCGAGGGAACGCCGGTCAACGGCCCACAGAGCGTTGCCGACCGGCTGCCGGAAAACGAGCGCCGGGCTTTCGTCGAGGAGACGGAGCTGGCGATCGAGGCCTGCCGCCCCTTCGACCGCGAATCCTTCCTGGAAGGCCATATGACGCCGGTTTTCTTCGGCTCGGCGCTGCGCAATTTCGGCGTTCGCGACCTGATCAACGCGCTCGGGGAATTCGCGCCGCCGCCGCGCGACCAGGTCGCCGATACCAGGACGGTGCATGCGACCGACGACAAGATGACCGCCTTCGTCTTCAAGATCCAGGCCAACATGGACCCCAACCATCGTGACCGCATCGCCTTTGCCCGCATCTGCTCCGGCAAGCTCGAGCGCGGCATGAAGGCGAGGCTTGCCCGCACCGGCAAGCAGCTCGGCCTGACGGCGCCGCAATTCTTCTTCGCCTCGCAGCGCCAGCTCGCCGACACCGCCTATGCCGGCGATGTCGTCGGCATTCCCAACCACGGGACGCTCCGCATCGGCGATACGCTGACCGAAGGCGAAGCCTTGGTCTTCCAGGGTGTGCCGAACTTCTCGCCCGAGATCCTGCGCCGCGTGCGCCTGGAAGATGCGATGAAGGCGAAGAAGCTGAAGGAAGCGCTGCAGCAGATGGCCGAAGAAGGCGTCGTCCAGCTGTTTTCGCCGGAGGACGGCTCGCCGGCAATCGTCGGCGTCGTCGGCGCGCTGCAGCTCGACGTCCTGAAGGAGCGGCTGATGGCCGAATACGGCCTGCCGGTCTCCTTCGAAATGTCGCGTTTCTCCGTCTGCCGCTGGATCTCGGCCGATCAGCCGGCCGATCTGGAAAAATTCCTCACCGTCAAACGCGGCGATATCGCCCGCGATCTTGACGGCGATCCGGTCTTCCTCGCCCAGGATGGTTTCTCGCTGCGCTACGAGTCCGAACGCCATCCGGCGATCAAGATGGTTGCCATCAAGGAATATCACGCCGCCAAGGCGGCGTGA
- a CDS encoding S10 family peptidase, translating to MRLRPLFLFAALAVSLAPALSPAEESAQAGANVERSARDGVLKLLPADSVTEHELTIGGRKLAYTATAGTLDLFGQDGAPTGAIFYTAYVAKDASPDRPLTFAFNGGPGAASAFLHLGLVGPKVLDFGPQARDGAHAQLVDNPQSWLEFTDLVLIDPIGTGWSRTVKADDASNYYNVNSDAESIAKAIALYVAHNNRSNAPKYLLGESYGGFRAAKVASALQESQGIIVAGAVMLSPLLEGQLMFNADQFPLGAALELPSLAAAELDRHNAFDEEKLREAETFALGDYLTTLAGPPPTGADAAAFYGRIAGLTGIPEDIVTRNRGFLGNSFVKHSDGGSGEVMSPYDASFAAPDAYPESDYDRGDDAILDGFTRAYGGAFADYARNQLGFKTEMTYSLLDSDISRRWEWGSGRGGGSRFQASATDDIRQLLASNTAFHLLIAHGYSDLVTPYGVSRYVVDHLPPSLSSGRVGLKLYRGGHMFYTKADQRAAFTADAKALYATHPAAPPAD from the coding sequence TTGCGTTTACGACCTCTGTTTCTGTTTGCCGCCCTGGCGGTGTCGCTCGCCCCCGCCCTTTCCCCGGCCGAGGAAAGCGCCCAAGCCGGGGCAAATGTCGAGCGCAGCGCGCGCGACGGCGTGCTGAAGCTGCTGCCGGCCGATTCCGTCACCGAGCACGAGTTGACGATCGGCGGCCGGAAGCTTGCCTATACCGCGACCGCCGGCACGCTCGATCTTTTCGGCCAGGACGGCGCGCCGACCGGCGCGATCTTCTACACCGCTTATGTCGCGAAGGACGCAAGCCCCGACCGGCCCCTGACCTTCGCCTTCAACGGCGGCCCGGGTGCGGCGTCCGCCTTCCTGCATCTCGGGCTGGTCGGGCCCAAGGTGCTCGATTTCGGGCCTCAGGCGCGCGACGGCGCGCATGCGCAGCTCGTCGACAACCCCCAGAGCTGGCTTGAGTTCACCGATCTCGTGCTGATCGACCCGATCGGCACCGGCTGGAGCCGGACGGTGAAGGCCGACGACGCCTCGAACTACTATAACGTCAACTCGGACGCTGAGAGCATCGCCAAAGCGATCGCGCTCTATGTCGCGCACAACAACCGCTCCAACGCGCCGAAATATCTTCTTGGCGAGAGCTATGGCGGCTTCCGCGCCGCCAAGGTCGCCTCGGCGCTGCAGGAAAGCCAGGGCATTATCGTCGCCGGCGCGGTGATGCTGTCGCCCCTGCTCGAGGGCCAGCTGATGTTCAACGCCGATCAGTTCCCGCTCGGCGCAGCACTGGAGCTGCCGTCGCTGGCGGCGGCCGAACTCGACCGGCACAACGCCTTCGACGAAGAGAAGCTGCGCGAAGCGGAAACCTTCGCGCTCGGCGATTATCTGACGACGTTGGCCGGCCCGCCGCCGACGGGTGCCGATGCCGCCGCCTTCTATGGCAGGATCGCCGGGCTGACAGGCATCCCTGAGGATATCGTCACGCGCAACCGCGGCTTCCTCGGCAACTCCTTCGTCAAACATTCCGACGGGGGCAGCGGCGAAGTGATGAGCCCTTACGACGCCTCTTTTGCGGCCCCCGACGCCTATCCTGAATCGGATTACGACCGCGGCGACGACGCCATTCTCGACGGCTTCACCCGCGCCTATGGCGGCGCCTTTGCCGACTATGCCCGCAACCAACTCGGCTTCAAAACCGAGATGACCTATTCGCTGCTCGACAGCGATATCAGCCGGCGCTGGGAATGGGGCAGCGGACGCGGCGGCGGGTCGCGTTTCCAGGCCAGTGCCACCGACGACATCAGGCAGTTGCTTGCCTCGAACACGGCCTTCCATCTGCTGATCGCCCATGGCTACAGCGATCTGGTGACGCCTTACGGCGTCAGCCGCTACGTGGTCGACCACCTGCCGCCGTCGCTTAGCAGCGGCCGCGTCGGGCTGAAACTTTATCGCGGCGGCCATATGTTCTATACCAAGGCCGATCAGCGGGCCGCCTTCACGGCAGATGCCAAGGCCTTATACGCGACGCACCCGGCCGCGCCGCCGGCGGATTGA
- a CDS encoding LysR substrate-binding domain-containing protein produces the protein MALFNLNDLHLFVQAVDSGGFTAAARHLGIPKSTVSKRVAELEGRLGVRLIQRTSRSFALTELGREFFQHAQASIIEAEMAEGIVRRHLADPAGSVRLTASVPTAQFTLTEHLPALAARYPKLRLSVHVTDRFVDIVQEGFDIALRSHRAPLPDSALVQRKLASHPFLILASPEYIRAHGQPSRPEDLAEHATIMTILTEDQWRLTSDGGDEALVTLQSVMAADEPYVLMEAAVAGLGITCLPTSVCRKALAEGRLVRVLPEWTAGSIETTILMPHRRGQLPAVRAVVDFLAERLGG, from the coding sequence GTGGCGCTTTTCAACCTCAACGACCTGCATCTCTTTGTGCAGGCGGTCGACAGCGGCGGTTTCACGGCGGCGGCAAGACATCTCGGCATCCCCAAATCGACGGTCAGCAAGCGGGTTGCGGAACTGGAAGGCCGGCTTGGCGTACGGCTGATCCAGCGCACTTCACGGAGCTTCGCGCTGACCGAGCTCGGCCGGGAATTCTTTCAGCACGCCCAGGCCTCGATCATCGAGGCGGAGATGGCGGAGGGCATCGTGCGGCGGCATCTGGCTGACCCCGCCGGCAGCGTTCGCCTGACCGCTTCGGTGCCGACAGCGCAGTTCACCCTGACCGAGCATCTGCCGGCATTGGCGGCGCGCTATCCGAAGCTTCGGCTGTCCGTGCATGTGACCGACCGTTTCGTCGACATCGTCCAGGAAGGCTTCGACATCGCGCTACGCAGCCACCGCGCGCCGCTGCCGGATTCTGCGTTGGTACAGCGCAAACTTGCCAGCCATCCCTTCCTCATTCTCGCGTCGCCCGAATACATCCGTGCCCATGGGCAACCAAGCCGGCCGGAAGACCTGGCAGAGCATGCCACGATCATGACCATCCTGACGGAAGACCAGTGGCGGCTCACCTCCGATGGCGGCGACGAGGCTCTCGTCACGTTGCAGTCCGTGATGGCCGCGGATGAGCCCTATGTACTGATGGAAGCGGCGGTGGCCGGGCTCGGCATTACCTGCCTGCCGACTTCGGTCTGCCGGAAGGCGTTGGCCGAAGGACGGCTGGTGCGAGTGCTGCCGGAATGGACCGCCGGCAGCATCGAAACCACCATCCTGATGCCGCACCGGCGCGGCCAGCTGCCGGCGGTGCGCGCCGTCGTCGATTTCCTGGCGGAACGGCTTGGCGGCTAG